The Numenius arquata chromosome 7, bNumArq3.hap1.1, whole genome shotgun sequence genome has a window encoding:
- the FUT9 gene encoding 4-galactosyl-N-acetylglucosaminide 3-alpha-L-fucosyltransferase 9 gives MTSTSKGIFRPFFIIFIVLGCFMAFILIYIKPTNSWISGPIESASSVLKMKSFFSSKTDNLNETTVLIWVWPFGQTFDLTSCQTMFNIHGCHLTIDRSLYNKSHAVLIHHRDISWDLTNLPQQARPPFQKWIWMNLESPTHTPQKSGIEHLFNLTLTYRRDSDIQVPYGFMMVGTSSFTFEVPSKENLVCWVVSNWNPEHARVKYYNELSKYIEIHTYGQAFGDYVNDKNLIPTISTCKFYLSFENSIHKDYITEKLYNALLAGSVPVVLGPSRENYENYIPADSFIHVEDFLSPRELAEYLLMLDKNNKMYLSYFNWKKDFSVHLPRFWESHACLACDHVKRHQEYKSIGNLETWFWN, from the coding sequence ATGACATCGACATCTAAAGGAATTTTCCGGCcattttttattatcttcattGTCCTTGGTTGTTTCATGGCATTTATACTAATTTATATCAAACCAACAAATAGCTGGATCTCTGGTCCTATAGAATCAGCCAGCtcagttttgaaaatgaagagcttcttttcttccaaaacGGATAATCTTAATGAGACTACTGTTTTGATCTGGGTTTGGCCATTTGGTCAGACATTCGATCTAACATCCTGCCAAACAATGTTCAATATCCACGGGTGCCATCTAACTATTGACCGCTCGCTATATAACAAGTCCCATGCTGTTCTCATTCATCACAGGGACATTAGCTGGGATCTGACTAACTTACCTCAGCAAGCCAGGCCACCATTCCAGAAATGGATTTGGATGAACCTGGAGTCTCCAACTCACACTCCACAAAAGAGTGGCATTGAACACCTCTTTAACCTGACCCTGACTTATCGGCGTGATTCAGATATTCAGGTGCCTTATGGCTTCATGATGGTCGGTACAAGTTCCTTCACATTTGAAGTGCCAAGTAAGGAAAACTTGGTCTGTTGGGTTGTAAGTAACTGGAACCCTGAGCATGCTCGAGTCAAGTATTACAATGAGCTTAGCAAATACATTGAAATCCATACCTACGGACAAGCCTTTGGAGACTACGTCAATGATAAAAACTTGATTCCAACTATCTCCACCTGCAAATTCtacctttcctttgaaaattcaaTCCACAAAGATTACATTACTGAGAAACTTTACAATGCTCTTCTGGCCGGATCAGTACCAGTTGTACTAGGCCCTTCCAGAGAAAACTATGAGAATTACATTCCAGCAGACTCTTTCATACACGTGGAAGATTTTCTCTCCCCAAGAGAGCTGGCAGAATATCTTCTGATGCTTGACAAAAATAACAAGATGTACCTTAGTTATTTCAACTGGAAGAAGGATTTCTCAGTGCATCTTCCCAGGTTCTGGGAATCGCACGCATGTCTTGCTTGTGATCATGTGAAAAGACACCAGGAATACAAGTCCATTGGAAATTTAGAAACATGGTTTTGGaattaa